A region of Maribacter algicola DNA encodes the following proteins:
- a CDS encoding acyltransferase family protein translates to MNKLKNRYLSLDVFRGLDVALMIIVNSPGNGETSFAPLKHAEWHGFTLTDLVFPTFLFVVGNAMSFSMKKYETLGDAAFFKKVLKRFAIIFLLGFLMYWFPFFENGTLKPLAETRIFGVLQRIALCYLFASILVYYFKTRKVIIFSACALIGYHILLLTFGDLTLLGNAVLKLDKILIGADHMYHGNGGVAFDPEGLLSTLPSIVNVLAGYLTGKFIQKNGQNYETVAKLLMFGCILVFAGLAWDLILPINKKLWTSSFVLLTCGIDLFVIAILVYLLDMTKTFKRTYFFEVFGRNTLFIYLLSEIFIISLFEIKMKGTTAYNWIADNIFIAMAGDYMGSLLFALWVMLTCWLVGYVMDKKGIYIKV, encoded by the coding sequence ATGAATAAACTGAAAAACAGATACCTCTCCCTTGATGTTTTTAGGGGATTGGATGTGGCTTTAATGATCATTGTAAATTCTCCCGGCAATGGAGAAACCAGTTTCGCCCCTTTAAAGCATGCAGAGTGGCACGGTTTCACGCTAACAGATCTTGTTTTTCCCACCTTTTTGTTTGTGGTTGGCAACGCCATGAGCTTCAGTATGAAAAAGTATGAGACCCTAGGAGATGCCGCCTTTTTCAAAAAAGTATTGAAGCGATTTGCCATTATATTTCTCTTGGGATTCTTAATGTATTGGTTCCCGTTTTTTGAAAACGGAACGCTAAAACCTCTTGCCGAAACCCGAATATTCGGCGTTCTTCAGCGCATTGCCCTGTGCTATCTTTTTGCTTCTATTCTAGTCTATTATTTCAAAACACGCAAAGTAATTATATTTAGCGCATGCGCTTTGATAGGTTACCACATTCTTTTATTGACTTTCGGAGACCTCACTTTACTAGGCAATGCTGTTTTAAAGCTGGATAAAATTTTAATTGGTGCCGATCATATGTACCATGGCAATGGCGGTGTAGCTTTCGACCCTGAAGGGCTATTAAGCACACTACCATCCATCGTGAATGTCCTAGCTGGATACCTTACAGGCAAATTCATTCAAAAAAATGGACAGAACTACGAAACGGTGGCGAAACTTCTAATGTTTGGCTGTATTTTGGTTTTTGCAGGATTGGCTTGGGATTTAATTTTACCCATTAATAAAAAACTATGGACCAGTTCCTTTGTGCTTTTAACATGCGGAATCGACCTCTTCGTAATTGCTATTTTGGTTTACTTGTTAGACATGACCAAGACATTTAAAAGGACCTACTTCTTTGAGGTTTTTGGAAGAAATACCCTTTTTATTTACCTCTTGTCAGAAATCTTCATTATCAGCTTATTTGAAATCAAAATGAAAGGAACAACTGCCTACAATTGGATAGCGGATAATATTTTCATTGCTATGGCAGGAGACTACATGGGATCCTTATTGTTCGCCCTTTGGGTTATGTTGACTTGCTGGTTGGTAGGTTATGTTATGGATAAGAAGGGCATTTATATAAAAGTTTAG
- a CDS encoding alpha-ketoglutarate decarboxylase: MDKKYILTCYLLLLTSLVFAQSYTNNSGFFKRVRYGGSLGLGFFNGGFNINVSPSAIYPLTNEFYAGASLNFNYAKFNDEKLLAYGGSILSLYNPIPDIQISAEFEQLRINRSLEAFPTRIEDNYWLPALFLGVGYSTYNVTFGLRYDLLYNDNKSIYGNALMPFVRVYF; encoded by the coding sequence ATGGATAAAAAATACATTTTAACCTGTTATCTACTGCTTTTAACAAGTTTGGTCTTCGCCCAATCCTACACTAATAATTCCGGATTTTTCAAAAGGGTACGCTATGGAGGCAGCCTTGGACTGGGTTTTTTTAACGGCGGATTCAATATCAATGTTTCCCCTAGTGCCATTTATCCCCTTACCAATGAATTTTATGCAGGGGCCAGCCTAAATTTCAATTATGCCAAATTCAACGATGAAAAACTTTTGGCCTATGGAGGAAGTATTTTATCCCTCTACAACCCAATCCCTGATATACAAATTTCCGCAGAATTTGAGCAACTTAGGATTAACAGATCTTTGGAAGCCTTTCCAACTAGGATAGAGGACAATTATTGGCTACCGGCCCTATTTTTAGGCGTGGGATATAGCACCTATAATGTTACATTTGGCTTGCGATATGATTTACTTTACAACGACAATAAAAGTATTTACGGAAATGCATTGATGCCATTTGTTCGGGTATATTTTTAA